A region of Paenibacillus sp. 37 DNA encodes the following proteins:
- the alr gene encoding alanine racemase, with translation MQGQYRPTQAEINLDHLCTNVEAFREALPQGMKFLACVKANAYGHGAVETARELERVGVDYLSVAFLDEALELRQHGITIPILVLGYTPPEGIAVAWQHDVTVTLFSREVLDAIRHLDASTFANKLKVHIKIDSGMGRLGLLPGDEALAFIEEVASLNQVMLEGMFTHFARADEEDKTYTLEQYRRFQSVVHALRDQGCSIPIIHTANSAAAIDTPELSYDMVRVGISLYGLYPSAEVNHQVVKLSPVLTLKTKAVLVKTLPPHWGISYGTRYFTQGYERIATLPLGYADGFSRMLTGKAQVLVRGRRVPVVGTICMDQCMVSLQSFAEEAEEIQVGEEVVLIGHQSGGVITADEVASQLGTIAYEVICMMAHRIPRVYTRGGAVVARINPLLTS, from the coding sequence GTGCAAGGACAATATCGGCCGACCCAAGCGGAGATCAATTTGGATCATTTGTGTACTAACGTAGAAGCTTTCCGCGAGGCATTGCCTCAGGGCATGAAATTCCTCGCCTGTGTGAAGGCCAATGCCTATGGACACGGAGCGGTGGAGACGGCTAGGGAACTGGAACGAGTGGGTGTGGATTACTTAAGTGTGGCTTTTCTTGACGAAGCTCTGGAACTGCGACAACATGGGATTACGATTCCAATCTTGGTACTGGGTTATACGCCGCCTGAAGGGATCGCTGTTGCATGGCAACATGATGTGACCGTCACACTGTTCAGCAGGGAAGTGCTTGACGCCATTCGACATCTGGATGCGAGCACATTCGCTAACAAACTGAAGGTTCATATTAAAATCGACAGCGGCATGGGCCGATTAGGTCTGTTGCCTGGCGATGAGGCATTGGCTTTCATTGAGGAAGTAGCTTCGCTCAATCAGGTGATGCTGGAAGGCATGTTTACCCATTTTGCCAGAGCAGATGAAGAAGACAAAACCTATACACTGGAGCAGTATAGACGGTTCCAAAGCGTGGTTCATGCGCTCAGGGATCAGGGATGTTCCATCCCGATTATACATACGGCGAACAGCGCCGCTGCCATTGATACACCGGAATTGTCCTATGACATGGTACGTGTGGGAATAAGCCTGTACGGACTGTATCCTTCGGCTGAAGTGAATCATCAGGTGGTGAAGCTGTCCCCGGTATTGACGCTGAAGACAAAAGCGGTTCTGGTCAAAACACTGCCACCCCATTGGGGGATCAGTTACGGAACCCGTTATTTTACGCAAGGGTACGAACGAATAGCGACACTGCCGCTCGGATATGCAGACGGATTCTCCAGAATGCTGACAGGTAAAGCACAAGTGCTTGTACGCGGCCGCCGCGTCCCTGTCGTCGGTACAATCTGCATGGATCAGTGTATGGTGTCGTTACAATCTTTCGCGGAAGAGGCGGAAGAAATTCAAGTCGGCGAAGAGGTTGTCCTCATCGGTCATCAGTCTGGTGGCGTTATAACCGCAGACGAGGTGGCATCCCAGCTCGGTACGATTGCTTATGAAGTGATCTGCATGATGGCGCACCGCATTCCACGGGTATATACCCGCGGGGGAGCAGTAGTCGCCAGAATCAATCCACTTTTGACATCCTGA
- a CDS encoding CopG family ribbon-helix-helix protein, translated as MANLQNTKRIMISLPDYLLQEVDGIVALENSNRSELIRQAMKLYLTERKKRYIRETMQRGYMEMAKINLTMASEAFHAEEDADSTLDRLVSGV; from the coding sequence GTGGCCAACTTGCAGAACACCAAGCGGATCATGATCAGTTTACCTGATTATCTTTTGCAGGAAGTGGATGGCATCGTAGCGCTGGAGAATTCCAACCGCAGCGAATTGATTAGGCAGGCTATGAAGCTGTATTTAACGGAGCGTAAGAAACGTTACATCCGTGAAACGATGCAGCGAGGGTACATGGAGATGGCAAAAATTAATCTGACCATGGCATCCGAAGCCTTTCATGCGGAGGAAGATGCGGACAGCACTCTGGACCGCTTAGTTAGCGGGGTGTAG
- a CDS encoding type II toxin-antitoxin system PemK/MazF family toxin encodes MIVKRGDVFFADLSPVVGSEQGGVRPVLVIQNDIGNRFSPTCIVAAITAQIQKAKLPTHVEIDAAAHGFDRDSVILLEQIRTIDKQRLTDKITHLDEETMKLVNEALQISLGLIDF; translated from the coding sequence TTGATCGTAAAACGTGGTGACGTTTTTTTTGCGGATCTTTCTCCCGTTGTCGGTTCCGAGCAAGGTGGAGTCAGGCCGGTTCTGGTGATCCAGAATGATATCGGCAACCGGTTCAGTCCAACTTGTATTGTGGCGGCTATCACCGCCCAAATCCAGAAGGCAAAGCTGCCAACGCATGTGGAAATTGATGCGGCGGCACACGGCTTTGACCGGGACTCGGTTATTTTGCTCGAACAAATACGGACGATTGATAAACAGAGGCTGACTGACAAGATTACCCATCTGGACGAGGAGACCATGAAATTGGTCAACGAAGCCTTACAGATCAGTCTTGGTTTAATCGATTTTTAA
- a CDS encoding alpha-galactosidase has translation MSIYINQEKLQFHLQTREASYVFQVLPSGYLVHLYYGKKLRDTDLSWLHVRTERASFSPNPVPEDRSISFDTLAVELPVYGTSDFRNPAIQLELENGSTVSEFTYTGHRLVKGKTALTGLPATYVESDEEAETLVIELEDRVAGIKIELSYTAFTAFNAITRSMRIVNESATAVNVVRALSSSVDFPHADYELLQLSGAWTRERDIVRRPLASGLQGIESRRGSSSHQQNPFIALMTPGTDEDQGEVYGFSLVYSGSFTAQAEVDQFHTTRVSLGINPFEFSWKLEPQEAFQTPETVMVYSAAGLDGMSQSYHELYRERLARGKFRNAERPVLVNNWEATYFGFNADKIEQIARAGQKLGIELFVLDDGWFGHRDSDNSSLGDWIVDKNKLPQGLDDLANRVTGLDMQFGLWFEPEMISPDSELYRAHPDWCLHVPDRRRTEGRQQLVLDFSRQDVRDEIVRMLTDVLGSAPITYVKWDMNRNMTEVGSALLPADRQRETAHRYMLGLYDVMERITSAFPNILFESCSGGGGRFDPGMLYYMPQTWTSDNTDAISRLRIQYGTSLVYPVSSMGSHISAVPNHQVNRITSLEIRGHVAMSGNFGYELDLTKFTEEENDIVKAQVELYKEIRGTVQYGTFRRLLSPFEGNETAWMFIAPDGSEAVVFYFRVLSEPNAPLQRLKLKGLDPNADYRLKGGSETFTGDALMYGGISVGSTSGDYLSEMFRFERV, from the coding sequence ATGAGCATTTACATCAATCAGGAGAAACTTCAATTTCATTTACAGACCCGTGAGGCCAGTTACGTATTTCAGGTACTGCCTTCAGGATATTTGGTGCATTTGTATTATGGCAAAAAATTACGCGACACCGATCTGAGCTGGTTGCATGTTCGGACAGAACGAGCGTCCTTTAGCCCTAACCCGGTGCCAGAGGATCGTTCGATCTCATTTGATACATTGGCAGTGGAACTCCCCGTGTATGGCACGAGTGATTTCCGTAATCCTGCAATCCAATTGGAACTTGAGAATGGCTCGACGGTTTCGGAGTTTACGTATACAGGCCATCGATTGGTCAAAGGAAAGACAGCGCTTACTGGTTTGCCAGCAACGTATGTTGAATCCGATGAAGAAGCAGAGACGCTGGTTATTGAGTTGGAAGACCGCGTTGCAGGCATCAAAATCGAGCTTTCTTATACAGCCTTTACGGCATTTAATGCAATTACACGCTCCATGCGTATCGTTAATGAGAGCGCTACCGCTGTGAATGTGGTGCGTGCGCTCAGTTCTTCTGTTGATTTCCCGCATGCGGATTATGAATTGTTGCAATTGTCAGGAGCTTGGACACGGGAACGTGATATCGTGCGCAGACCGCTTGCGTCAGGCCTGCAAGGCATCGAGAGTCGTCGCGGTTCAAGCAGTCATCAGCAAAATCCATTTATTGCGCTGATGACACCAGGTACGGACGAAGATCAGGGTGAAGTCTACGGATTCAGTCTCGTCTACAGCGGCAGCTTCACCGCACAGGCTGAAGTGGATCAGTTCCACACCACCCGTGTATCGCTTGGGATCAACCCGTTCGAGTTCAGCTGGAAGCTGGAGCCACAGGAAGCTTTCCAAACACCGGAGACCGTTATGGTGTATTCGGCTGCAGGGTTGGACGGCATGTCACAGTCCTACCACGAATTGTATCGGGAGCGTCTGGCACGTGGCAAATTCCGTAATGCGGAGCGCCCGGTATTGGTTAATAACTGGGAAGCGACTTACTTTGGTTTTAATGCGGACAAGATTGAACAGATTGCTCGCGCTGGACAGAAGCTGGGTATTGAGCTGTTTGTCTTGGATGATGGTTGGTTTGGACACCGGGACAGTGACAACTCCTCGCTGGGTGACTGGATTGTCGATAAAAACAAATTGCCACAGGGACTGGATGATCTGGCTAACCGCGTAACAGGCCTGGACATGCAGTTCGGATTGTGGTTTGAGCCTGAGATGATCTCACCAGACAGTGAGCTGTACCGTGCGCACCCAGACTGGTGTCTGCATGTGCCTGATCGTCGCCGGACAGAGGGACGTCAACAACTGGTACTCGACTTCTCTCGTCAGGATGTACGTGATGAGATTGTACGCATGTTGACAGACGTACTTGGTTCTGCACCAATCACTTATGTGAAATGGGACATGAACCGGAATATGACGGAAGTGGGTTCCGCATTGCTTCCGGCAGACAGACAGCGTGAGACTGCGCATCGTTACATGTTGGGGTTGTATGACGTCATGGAACGAATCACTTCGGCGTTCCCGAACATTCTGTTCGAGAGTTGTTCAGGTGGTGGTGGCCGCTTCGATCCAGGTATGCTGTATTACATGCCACAGACGTGGACAAGTGATAACACCGATGCGATCTCCCGCCTGCGGATTCAATACGGTACGAGTCTTGTGTATCCGGTAAGTTCGATGGGGTCGCATATCTCAGCGGTACCGAATCATCAGGTCAACCGGATCACTTCTCTAGAGATTCGGGGACATGTGGCGATGTCGGGCAACTTCGGGTATGAGCTGGACCTGACGAAATTCACGGAGGAAGAGAATGACATCGTGAAAGCCCAGGTTGAGCTGTACAAGGAGATTCGTGGAACGGTTCAATATGGAACATTCCGTCGCTTGCTCAGCCCGTTTGAAGGCAATGAGACAGCTTGGATGTTTATTGCACCAGACGGAAGCGAAGCTGTTGTATTCTACTTCCGTGTGCTCTCAGAGCCTAATGCGCCACTTCAGCGCCTGAAGCTGAAAGGATTGGACCCGAATGCGGATTACCGTCTGAAAGGCGGATCAGAGACCTTTACCGGCGATGCTCTCATGTATGGCGGTATTTCGGTAGGCAGCACATCAGGTGACTATCTGAGCGAGATGTTCCGGTTCGAGCGCGTCTAG
- a CDS encoding Tex family protein: protein MSEQETVLEPNEETIKAERHERIIKQVAKELSLSLKQVRTTSELLDEGNTIPFIARYRKEMTGELDENQLRSIEERIVYLRNLEDRKLEVIRIIEEQGKLTGELKQSITQAVKLQEVEDLYRPYRQKRKTRASVAKEKGLEPLAVWIWGQPKQGDALQEAAKYINAELGVEDAESALQGAKDILAENIADDAAIRAWIRRYTLDHGMLTSEAKDAQEESVYENYYDYRELAKKMPPHRILAINRGERENILKVGLDVQAEPAHRHMEGQIIRGASAVQDILRDVIEDAYKRLIAPSIEREVRGELTEKGENQAISVFSANLRNLLLQPPIHGKRVLGVDPAYRTGCKLAVVDDTGKLLEVAVTYPTPPHNKKREAAEVFHRMIKQYDIGLIVIGNGTGSRETEQFVAEIIQENGDESLVYLIVNEAGASVYSASKLAQEEFPDLDVAERSAASIARRVQDPLAELVKIDPKAIGVGQYQHDVSQKVLEESLKAVVESAVNHVGVDVNTASPSLLSYVAGVNATIAKNIVKYREENGRFTNRRQLQKVPRLGAKTYEQCVGFMRIGEGENPLDRTPIHPESYKVVDQLFKELQVALDKLGSKELSVLLSEQQPEQLAVKLDVGVPTLRDILDSLQRPGRDPREEMPLPIFRTDVLKIEDLVEGMELQGTVRNVIDFGAFVDIGIKSDGLVHISQLSNGYVKHPMDVVSVGDNVTVWVMSVDTKKDRVGLTMKKPASAQQSS, encoded by the coding sequence TTGTCTGAACAGGAAACGGTTCTGGAACCCAATGAAGAAACAATAAAGGCAGAACGCCATGAACGAATCATCAAACAGGTAGCCAAGGAACTGTCACTGTCCTTGAAGCAGGTCCGTACAACGTCGGAGCTTCTGGACGAAGGCAATACGATTCCATTTATCGCCCGCTACCGTAAAGAAATGACTGGAGAGCTGGATGAGAACCAGCTGCGATCGATTGAAGAACGCATTGTTTATCTGCGCAATCTTGAGGATCGCAAATTGGAAGTCATCCGTATTATAGAGGAACAGGGCAAACTGACCGGAGAACTGAAGCAATCCATAACCCAAGCGGTGAAGCTGCAGGAAGTGGAAGATCTGTATCGACCTTACCGTCAGAAGCGGAAAACGCGTGCCAGCGTGGCAAAAGAAAAAGGTCTTGAACCCCTTGCTGTATGGATCTGGGGTCAACCGAAACAAGGAGATGCACTCCAGGAAGCTGCGAAATATATCAATGCTGAACTGGGTGTAGAAGATGCGGAGTCGGCGCTTCAGGGAGCCAAAGACATTCTCGCGGAGAATATCGCAGATGATGCTGCCATTCGTGCCTGGATTCGTCGGTATACCTTGGATCACGGGATGTTGACTTCAGAAGCGAAGGATGCTCAAGAGGAGTCCGTGTACGAAAATTATTATGATTACCGCGAATTAGCCAAAAAGATGCCTCCACACCGGATTCTCGCGATTAATCGCGGGGAACGTGAGAATATTCTGAAAGTTGGCCTGGACGTACAGGCAGAACCGGCCCATCGTCATATGGAAGGACAGATCATTCGAGGTGCTTCTGCCGTGCAGGATATCCTGCGTGATGTGATTGAAGATGCATACAAGCGGCTTATTGCGCCTTCCATCGAGCGTGAAGTTCGTGGAGAACTGACTGAAAAAGGTGAAAATCAGGCCATCTCGGTATTCTCGGCCAATCTGCGTAATCTGTTGCTTCAACCGCCAATTCATGGCAAACGTGTCCTCGGTGTAGATCCGGCTTATCGCACGGGCTGTAAACTGGCTGTTGTAGATGATACGGGCAAGCTGTTGGAAGTGGCTGTGACCTATCCAACGCCACCACACAACAAGAAACGTGAAGCTGCGGAAGTATTCCATCGCATGATCAAGCAATATGATATCGGACTGATCGTCATTGGTAATGGTACCGGATCACGTGAGACGGAGCAGTTTGTTGCCGAGATCATTCAGGAGAACGGTGATGAAAGTCTTGTGTATCTGATTGTTAACGAAGCAGGGGCGAGTGTGTATTCTGCATCCAAGCTGGCCCAGGAAGAGTTCCCGGATCTGGATGTTGCGGAGCGCAGTGCAGCTTCCATTGCTCGCCGGGTACAAGACCCGCTGGCGGAGTTGGTTAAGATTGATCCAAAAGCCATTGGTGTGGGTCAATATCAGCATGACGTTTCCCAGAAGGTTCTGGAAGAAAGCCTGAAGGCTGTTGTCGAATCCGCAGTTAACCATGTGGGTGTGGACGTAAATACGGCATCACCTTCATTGCTGTCATATGTTGCCGGAGTTAACGCTACGATTGCCAAAAACATCGTGAAATACCGTGAAGAGAATGGCCGGTTTACGAACCGCCGTCAGCTTCAGAAGGTGCCACGTCTGGGTGCCAAAACCTATGAGCAGTGCGTAGGCTTCATGCGTATTGGTGAGGGCGAGAACCCGCTGGACCGTACACCGATTCACCCTGAGTCTTACAAGGTAGTGGATCAGCTGTTCAAGGAGCTTCAGGTTGCACTGGACAAGCTGGGCAGCAAGGAACTGTCGGTATTACTGTCAGAGCAACAGCCAGAACAATTGGCCGTGAAACTGGACGTAGGTGTGCCTACATTGCGTGACATTCTGGACAGCTTGCAGCGTCCGGGGCGTGATCCGCGTGAAGAAATGCCGTTGCCAATCTTCCGTACAGATGTATTAAAAATTGAGGACCTGGTGGAAGGCATGGAGTTGCAAGGTACGGTTCGGAACGTTATTGATTTTGGTGCCTTTGTTGATATTGGAATTAAGAGTGATGGGCTTGTCCATATCTCACAGCTCAGCAACGGATATGTTAAACATCCGATGGACGTTGTGTCTGTCGGGGATAATGTAACGGTCTGGGTTATGAGTGTGGATACCAAAAAAGACCGTGTCGGCCTGACGATGAAGAAGCCTGCTTCTGCGCAACAGTCTTCTTAA
- the cmpA gene encoding cortex morphogenetic protein CmpA, producing MPQWLCNQLMRAFHKKDSRQIKLLNECWFFYRNKPANGTPRSAENEL from the coding sequence TTGCCTCAATGGCTTTGCAATCAACTGATGCGTGCATTTCACAAAAAGGACAGCCGGCAAATCAAGTTGCTGAACGAATGCTGGTTCTTTTATCGTAACAAACCAGCAAATGGCACACCACGCAGCGCGGAGAACGAACTTTAA
- a CDS encoding hydrolase/acyltransferase: MPTMRYIILQQEQHLQFVEMPADYAYQLSALNLRLHKEIDKLTAADVPVLPWAIAECDSLDLLNENLTIIGGLDYINALEESFAALRESHYPLISLLTEIRALQAQLEQWYEEEMEAL; the protein is encoded by the coding sequence ATGCCTACAATGCGCTATATCATCCTGCAGCAGGAACAACACTTGCAGTTTGTGGAAATGCCGGCAGATTACGCCTATCAACTCAGTGCGCTCAATCTGCGCCTACACAAGGAAATTGATAAACTCACGGCAGCAGATGTCCCTGTCCTGCCTTGGGCGATCGCCGAATGTGACAGCCTCGATCTCCTAAACGAAAATCTTACTATCATCGGCGGCCTTGATTATATCAATGCGCTTGAAGAATCTTTTGCAGCACTACGTGAAAGCCATTATCCTTTGATTTCTCTGCTTACCGAAATCCGGGCTCTTCAGGCCCAATTGGAACAATGGTATGAAGAAGAGATGGAAGCTCTCTAA
- a CDS encoding SprT family protein has product MENEELQQWIEQVSLDHFGVPFTHEALFNSRLTTTGGRYMLKSHRIEINPHQLEAYGRDEVEKIIKHELCHYHLHIRGRGYQHRDPEFKALLQKVGGSRYCQSLPDGKGRKPLPYRYKLVCKSCGTEYLRKRKIDPKRYRCGRCAGKLGLQNI; this is encoded by the coding sequence ATGGAAAATGAGGAATTGCAACAATGGATTGAACAGGTATCACTGGATCATTTCGGAGTACCGTTCACCCATGAAGCGTTGTTTAACAGTCGCCTGACCACGACGGGTGGGCGTTACATGCTCAAAAGTCACCGGATTGAAATCAATCCGCATCAACTCGAAGCCTATGGGCGAGATGAGGTTGAAAAAATCATCAAGCATGAGCTGTGTCACTATCATCTGCATATTCGTGGGCGCGGTTATCAGCATCGTGATCCGGAATTCAAGGCTTTATTACAGAAGGTAGGTGGTTCGCGTTACTGCCAATCCCTTCCTGACGGTAAAGGCAGAAAGCCGCTGCCCTATCGTTATAAGCTGGTGTGCAAGAGCTGTGGTACGGAATATTTGCGTAAGCGGAAAATAGATCCGAAGCGTTACCGTTGTGGTCGTTGCGCGGGAAAACTGGGGCTTCAGAATATCTGA
- a CDS encoding ArsR/SmtB family transcription factor translates to MNVYPNITVIASLIADPSRSIFLSSLLDGRALPAGELAHMAGVTPQTASSHLAKLVEGGLLEVEQQGRHRYYRLANKEIANLIETMASIAPPVQIRSLKQSNQLQQLSHARTCYGHLAGKLGISLCEALIQKGYLSEPEEAHSKDYQVTEKGIQWFTTFGIKLQMKPGSRRAIARKCLDWSERRHHLSGMLGEQLRHRLSELDWIRQKTGSRSVEVTEAGKKGLYEVLNISL, encoded by the coding sequence ATGAATGTATATCCGAATATTACTGTTATTGCGTCGTTAATCGCTGATCCAAGTCGCTCCATTTTTCTGTCATCCTTACTGGATGGTCGGGCTTTGCCCGCAGGAGAGCTTGCTCATATGGCAGGCGTCACGCCCCAGACGGCAAGCAGTCATCTCGCCAAACTCGTAGAAGGAGGATTATTGGAAGTTGAACAGCAAGGCCGTCACCGATACTACCGTCTTGCAAACAAGGAAATTGCTAATCTGATTGAAACGATGGCCAGTATTGCCCCGCCTGTACAGATCCGTTCTCTCAAACAATCCAATCAGCTTCAACAACTGAGTCATGCACGGACCTGTTATGGTCATCTGGCCGGGAAATTGGGAATCTCGCTCTGTGAAGCCTTAATACAGAAGGGGTATCTTTCAGAGCCCGAAGAGGCACACAGCAAGGATTATCAAGTTACAGAGAAAGGAATACAGTGGTTCACTACGTTTGGAATTAAACTTCAGATGAAGCCAGGATCACGCCGTGCCATCGCTCGCAAATGTCTGGATTGGAGCGAACGCCGTCATCATCTCTCAGGCATGCTTGGGGAACAACTCAGACATCGATTATCGGAACTGGACTGGATTCGTCAAAAAACAGGAAGTCGCTCTGTCGAAGTAACGGAAGCAGGCAAGAAAGGTTTATACGAGGTGTTGAACATTTCACTTTAA
- a CDS encoding flavin reductase family protein — protein sequence MNKIMKTDAATEQLNKISAVVRHETINPSILYYGTPVLLLSTLNEDGSTNLSPLSSSWALGDCLVLGLGTQGKAYENLSRHPECVINLPDATMWRKVEVLGRYTGVNPVPEEKRQMGYEYCHDKFTVAGLTSECSVQVVPDKIVECPLQIEAAVQHIRIPEHTPFMAIVEVKALKVHAHTRLISGPNKINPEEWHPLIYNFRHYFGLGKRQGGNFRAEN from the coding sequence ATGAACAAGATAATGAAAACGGACGCTGCTACTGAGCAGTTGAACAAAATTTCCGCAGTGGTACGACATGAAACGATTAATCCCAGTATTTTATATTATGGTACGCCTGTATTGCTGCTAAGTACATTAAATGAGGATGGGTCAACCAACTTGTCTCCACTGTCCTCATCTTGGGCGCTGGGGGACTGTCTCGTTCTCGGCCTAGGTACACAGGGCAAAGCCTATGAGAATCTGAGTCGACATCCGGAGTGTGTGATTAATTTACCAGATGCGACCATGTGGAGAAAGGTTGAGGTATTGGGTCGTTATACGGGAGTTAACCCGGTTCCTGAGGAGAAAAGGCAGATGGGCTATGAATACTGTCATGATAAATTCACTGTAGCTGGACTGACATCCGAATGCTCGGTTCAGGTGGTTCCAGATAAAATAGTTGAATGTCCACTCCAGATTGAAGCGGCTGTACAACACATACGTATTCCCGAACATACACCGTTCATGGCGATTGTCGAAGTGAAAGCGTTGAAGGTGCATGCGCACACAAGGCTAATCTCTGGACCGAACAAGATTAATCCAGAGGAATGGCATCCGCTGATATATAATTTCAGACATTATTTCGGATTGGGCAAGAGACAAGGGGGAAATTTCCGGGCAGAGAATTAA
- a CDS encoding MgtC/SapB family protein has product MEVEYLMRVLIAGICGVLIGYERKNRMKEAGIRTHFVVAVGAALMMIVSKYGFQDQAGWANLSLDPSRIAAQVVSGVGFIGAGMIFTQRHTVRGLTTAAGIWATAGMGLAVGSGLYWTGAGVTLLIVVAQMLLHRPTRWLVSARTETLTIHLQNEGEALKTVLALLGQEKISVIGFKTEQQTSADSVEETGLEFTLQLPGSYRGEQLIILLQDVPHVRSAELK; this is encoded by the coding sequence ATGGAAGTGGAATATTTGATGCGTGTACTCATAGCTGGAATATGTGGTGTGCTGATCGGATATGAGCGCAAGAATCGAATGAAAGAGGCAGGAATTCGTACTCATTTTGTGGTTGCTGTCGGTGCAGCCCTGATGATGATTGTGTCGAAGTATGGATTTCAAGATCAGGCTGGCTGGGCCAATCTGTCTCTTGACCCTTCAAGGATTGCTGCACAAGTTGTTAGTGGAGTGGGGTTCATTGGAGCAGGGATGATCTTCACACAACGGCATACGGTCAGGGGATTGACCACAGCGGCTGGGATATGGGCTACGGCAGGCATGGGACTTGCTGTGGGTTCAGGTCTGTATTGGACGGGTGCAGGCGTGACACTGCTTATTGTCGTGGCACAGATGTTACTGCATAGACCCACACGCTGGCTGGTATCCGCCCGAACAGAGACTTTAACCATCCATCTGCAAAATGAGGGAGAGGCCCTGAAGACTGTTTTGGCACTGCTGGGACAGGAGAAGATCTCGGTCATCGGATTTAAGACTGAACAGCAAACAAGCGCAGACTCCGTGGAAGAGACTGGGCTTGAGTTCACGTTGCAACTACCGGGTTCATACCGGGGCGAGCAACTGATTATTTTGTTACAGGACGTGCCTCACGTTCGATCTGCGGAGTTGAAATGA
- a CDS encoding Cof-type HAD-IIB family hydrolase: protein MKLFATDLDGTLLNIDSQISPENAAAIHKAQQSGMKVTIATGRVYSDVVTISREGGIKTPIIGSNGATIHDADGERLFHLPLERDTAASVMQWLEDHDVYYEASTQQGIYAPRSSHETLLAEMERVLGSNPGEDIARMIRSIKKHYDKKDYHRVNSHLEIPAEAYIYNIMAFSMNPDKVKTGREHFASRSDVAMVVSFEHNFEMQHPDVSKGNALTKLAAHLNISMEDTVAIGDNFNDVSMLKMAGLGIAMGNGEPEIQALAKAITLTNVEHGVAHAIECLLEGRPVSRPETIVGEGQ, encoded by the coding sequence ATGAAATTATTTGCCACAGATTTAGATGGAACTTTGTTGAACATAGATAGCCAGATTAGCCCGGAGAATGCCGCAGCTATCCATAAGGCCCAGCAATCCGGTATGAAAGTTACCATTGCAACAGGACGCGTCTATTCCGATGTTGTGACAATCAGCCGCGAAGGCGGAATCAAAACCCCGATTATCGGCTCCAACGGAGCGACAATTCATGATGCAGACGGTGAACGTTTATTCCATCTTCCGCTCGAGCGTGACACAGCAGCTTCCGTCATGCAGTGGCTGGAAGATCATGATGTCTATTATGAGGCTTCAACGCAACAAGGCATCTATGCCCCGCGTAGCAGTCATGAGACCTTGCTCGCCGAGATGGAACGTGTTCTTGGTTCAAACCCTGGTGAGGACATTGCACGCATGATTCGCTCCATCAAGAAACACTATGACAAAAAAGACTACCACCGCGTAAACAGTCACCTCGAAATTCCGGCAGAAGCCTACATCTATAATATTATGGCCTTCTCCATGAATCCGGACAAAGTAAAGACAGGACGAGAACACTTCGCTTCCCGTTCCGATGTCGCTATGGTTGTATCCTTTGAGCACAACTTCGAAATGCAGCACCCGGACGTATCCAAAGGTAATGCCCTCACCAAACTGGCGGCTCACCTGAACATCTCCATGGAAGATACAGTAGCGATCGGTGATAACTTCAACGATGTCTCCATGTTAAAAATGGCAGGACTCGGCATCGCCATGGGTAATGGCGAACCCGAAATCCAGGCATTAGCCAAAGCCATAACGCTGACCAATGTGGAGCACGGTGTTGCCCATGCCATCGAGTGCCTGCTTGAAGGTAGACCGGTATCCCGTCCGGAAACGATTGTTGGAGAAGGGCAGTAA